A single genomic interval of Argopecten irradians isolate NY chromosome 8, Ai_NY, whole genome shotgun sequence harbors:
- the LOC138329354 gene encoding uncharacterized protein yields MLAAYVRRVPSLIQVALSRNINLKSVGRVERWRLGYCRQFNMSTVTPPGDSWLNQILEVESTQKYYIEYNTFLSNHIAHGIIAIERLGGDKDRVNRFIEHYRNHGSLEPPNHPRHDETTDAEPATDDELHNLLGQRKLYYKLRNRYRMKLSEYGSPEKMIREEFPKLSRGLVCSAAHGLIHTGYGYSAKCPITVTEGLAYLHHSCKPLLFDENNPENSISHFGKGENDILAVLEELKNDEKLRKYMEDEAVELRKTDWSSGGFQYKVAALVGVGDKLMKYAYKIKVPVMENCKDEGETVVAVSDWLLNQAIAVYALSEVKNNFFLVHGVTAAWSLRQIIHLLKPSDAVDALRTFTCVLLAVYVTQECPSLTNTPTISQNDVTDSAWQAVIDTVLSRDTDEHIYKLVQVCHDTWRERKSSDGADIYMHAAQVCVKNELVF; encoded by the exons ATGCTTGCTGCGTACGTACGTCGGGTGCCTAGTTTGATACAGGTAGCTCTCAGTCGTAATATTAATCTAAAATCGGTTGGACGAGTGGAAAGGTGGAGGTTAGGATATTGTCGTCA ATTCAACATGTCGACTGTCACTCCCCCTGGTGATTCCTGGTTAAACCAAATCTTGGAAGTCGAGTCAACCCAGAAGTACTACATTGAGTATAACACATTCCTCAGTAACCACATCGCCCACGGAATCATAGCGATAGAGAGATTGGGTGGAGACAAAGACAGGGTCAACAGGTTCATCGAGCACTACCGGAATCATGGTAGTCTAGAACCACCAAATCATCCACGTCACGACGAAACTACTGACGCAGAACCCGCAACTGATGACGAACTACACAATCTTCTCGGACAAAGAAAATTGTACTACAAATTACGGAATAGATACAGGATGAAACTAAGCGAGTATGGTTCACCTGAAAAGATGATACGAGAAGAGTTTCCTAAGCTGAGTAGGGGGTTGGTTTGCTCCGCCGCGCATGGGTTGATCCACACAGGGTATGGTTACAGCGCCAAGTGTCCTATCACAGTTACTGAAGGACTTGCTTATCTACATCACTCATGTAAGCCACTTCTTTTTGACGAAAATAACCCTGAAAATTCCATCAGCCATTTTGGAAAAGGAGAAAATGATATTTTGGCTGTTCTTGAGGAActgaaaaatgacgaaaagTTGAGAAAATACATGGAAGATGAAGCCGTTGAACTGCGAAAAACGGATTGGTCATCGGGTGGGTTTCAATACAAAGTGGCCGCTTTGGTTGGTGTCGGAGATAAACTAATGAAATATGCCTACAAAATCAAGGTACCGGTGATGGAAAATTGTAAAGACGAAGGTGAAACGGTCGTTGCGGTTTCTGATTGGCTACTTAACCAGGCTATTGCTGTTTATGCGTTGTCAGAAGTGAAAAACAACTTTTTCCTTGTTCATGGTGTGACTGCAGCATGGTCATTAAGACAGATAATCCATTTGTTAAAACCTTCAGATGCTGTTGACGCTTTGAGAACATTCACATGTGTTTTGTTGGCAGTTTACGTCACCCAGGAATGCCCCAGTCTGACAAACACGCCAACGATATCACAAAATGACGTCACAGATTCGGCTTGGCAGGCAGTCATTGACACCGTTTTATCACGTGACACTGACGAACACATATATAAGCTTGTACAAGTCTGTCACGACACATGGCGCGAAAGGAAGAGTTCCGACGGTGCTGATATCTACATGCATGCTGCTCAAGTATGTGTCAAAAATGAGCTCGTTTTCTAA